TGTTCTGCACCTCGGGGCGGTCCTGCATCAGGTGCTGGCGCAGGCGCCGGAACGCGGCGGCCTCGATGGCGATGGTGTCGTGGTCGGTTTCGTTCATGGCGGCTCGGTCCGGACGCGGGGGTTTGGGCGATAATGCGCGGCCCCGACCCCGACGCCAATCCCGCCCCATGACGTCCGCCACCGCTCCGGCCCGCATCCTCGACGGCAAACGCATCGCCGAGGACCTGCTCGACAACCTCAAGGCCCGGGTCGACGCGCGTGTGGCTGCCGGTCTGGCGCGGCCGGGCCTGGCGGTGGTGCTGGTGGGCAACGATCCGGCCTCGGCGGTCTACGTGCGCAACAAGCGCCGCGCCGCGCAGAAGGTCGGCATCCGCGCGATCGACTACGACCTGCCGGCCACCACCAGCGACGCCGAACTGCTGGCCCTGGTCGACCGCCTCAACGCCGATCCGGAAGTGCACGGCATCCTGGTGCAGCTGCCGCTGCCGGACCGCCGCGACGGCACCCAGCTGATCCACCGCATCGATCCGAAGAAGGACGTGGACGGCTTCCATCCCGAGAACGTCGGCCACCTGGCCCTGCGCCAGTTCGGCCTGCGCCCGTGCACGCCGCGCGGCATCACCACGCTGCTGGCCTACACCGACCGCCCGGTGCGCGGGCAGAGCGCCACCATCGTCGGCGTCAGCAACCACGTCGGCCGGCCGATGGCGCTGGAGCTGCTGATCGCCGGCTGCACCGTCACCAGTTGCCACAAGTTCACCCCGCCCGACGTGCTGGAATCGGCGGTGCGCGGCGCCGACATCCTGGTCGTCGCGGTGGGCCGCCCGCAGCTGATCCCGGGCGAATGGGTCAAGCCGGGCGCGGTGGTCATCGACGTGGGCATCAACCGCCTGGACGACGGCCGCCTGGTCGGCGACGTCGGGTTCGAGGCCGCCGCC
The sequence above is a segment of the Lysobacter silvisoli genome. Coding sequences within it:
- the folD gene encoding bifunctional methylenetetrahydrofolate dehydrogenase/methenyltetrahydrofolate cyclohydrolase FolD encodes the protein MTSATAPARILDGKRIAEDLLDNLKARVDARVAAGLARPGLAVVLVGNDPASAVYVRNKRRAAQKVGIRAIDYDLPATTSDAELLALVDRLNADPEVHGILVQLPLPDRRDGTQLIHRIDPKKDVDGFHPENVGHLALRQFGLRPCTPRGITTLLAYTDRPVRGQSATIVGVSNHVGRPMALELLIAGCTVTSCHKFTPPDVLESAVRGADILVVAVGRPQLIPGEWVKPGAVVIDVGINRLDDGRLVGDVGFEAAAQRASWITPVPGGVGPMTVATLMQNTLEAAEAAGA